A stretch of Prunus dulcis chromosome 6, ALMONDv2, whole genome shotgun sequence DNA encodes these proteins:
- the LOC117630676 gene encoding NEDD8-specific protease 1: MGKTNPDEKILSYNDVVLRRSDLDILSGPYFLNDRIIEFYFSYLSSCSEEILLVPPSIAFCIMNYPVGQGLTEFLEPLHLPEKKLVIFPINDNDDVSEAGGGSHWSLLAFERNSNKFFHHDSNRGMNSIHAKRLYNAVVSFMSVSSSATKPVYHECNSSPQQMNGYDCGLYVLAIARFICSWYGEKDKDGDKMWFSAVQGQVTPYVVARMRNEILGQIRDLMPIK, encoded by the coding sequence ATGGGAAAAACCAATCCTGATGAAAAGATTCTCAGCTACAATGATGTTGTACTCCGACGATCAGACTTGGATATCCTCAGTGGCCCATATTTTCTCAATGATCGAATCATTGAGTTCTATTTCAGTTATCTATCATCGTGTTCTGAGGAGATCCTGCTGGTTCCACCTTCAATTGCATTCTGTATAATGAATTACCCAGTTGGTCAAGGCCTAACAGAGTTCCTAGAACCTCTTCATTTGCCTGAGAAAAAACTGGTAATCTTTCCCATAAATGACAATGATGATGTGAGTGAAGCTGGAGGCGGGTCTCACTGGAGCCTACTTGCATTTGAGAGAAACTCTAACAAATTTTTTCATCATGATAGCAATAGAGGGATGAATAGTATCCACGCCAAACGACTTTACAACGCTGTTGTTAGCTTTATGAGTGTCTCCAGTTCCGCAACGAAGCCCGTTTATCACGAGTGTAACTCTTCACCGCAGCAAATGAACGGTTATGATTGTGGCCTGTATGTGTTGGCCATTGCAAGGTTTATATGCAGCTGGTATGGAGAGAAAGACAAAGATGGAGATAAAATGTGGTTCTCTGCTGTGCAGGGGCAGGTTACCCCATATGTTGTTGCCAGAATGCGAAACGAGATCCTCGGGCAGATCAGAGATCTCATGCCCATTAAGTGA